One segment of Salvelinus alpinus chromosome 1, SLU_Salpinus.1, whole genome shotgun sequence DNA contains the following:
- the msrb1a gene encoding methionine-R-sulfoxide reductase B1-A, with protein sequence MSFCSFFGGEVFKDHFKTGLYVCAQCGHQLFSSRSKYEHSSPWPAFTETVLQDSVSKHEERPGAFKVRCGKCGNGLGHEFVGDGPKKGLSRFUIFSSSLKFVPKDKVDGQ encoded by the exons ATGTCATTTTGTTCCTTCTTCGGTGGTGAGGTCTTTAAAGACCACTTTAAAACTG GGTTGTATGTGTGTGCCCAGTGTGGACACCAGCTGTTCTCCAGCAGATCTAAGTACGAGCATTCCTCCCCCTGGCCTGCCTTCACTGAGACCGTCCTCCAGGACAGTGTGTCCAAGCACGAGGAGAGACCTGGGGCATTCAAG GTCCGATGTGGGAAGTGTGGAAACGGACTGGGTCATGAGTTTGTGGGCGACGGGCCAAAGAAAGGACTCTCACGCTTCTGAATATTCAGCAGCTCACTGAAGTTCGTCCCTAAAG ATAAGGTAGATGGACAGTAA
- the LOC139572963 gene encoding uncharacterized protein → MGLPALGLIPFLGPLAFPVALGTIAVGGFILIKAIHKKPSYHTGSPIITRSVMVKSNKASGNEPTGNAGSKKTEGQRSSNETTIIIAYGLGVVDTYKNVKKGRPSQFGPGNFRIAEADHIPPLASLRIARNHERLDRLLQVNPRLHEMIMSLDYDPTGQNLLTMRVLYQDHRDALTTGNSRESQVSSRLLAETILDGDAALMLRKAFIMGHPISSWQLREDAGLAAPYTDGNIDMSDEGTRDYYRYGYIELVKAYHKKGIIDKNQAKKLISWVERDMHLDRDTQEYEEILDYIKRHFRVFRW, encoded by the exons ATGGGTCTTCCAGCCTTGGGTCTGATACCGTTTTTGGGGCCCCTTGCGTTTCCAGTAGCATTGGGAACAATCGCAGTAGGGGGGTTTATATTGATTAAGGCGATTCATAAGAAACCTTCGTATCATACCGGAAGTCCCATAATAACACGTTCCGTGATGGTAAAGTCAAATAAAGCTTCTGGAAATGAACCCACTGGAAATGCTGGCAGCAAGAAGACAGAAGGACAACGCAGCAGCAATGAAACTACGATCATAATTGCTTACGGCCTTGGAGTGGTTGACACTTATAAAAA TGTTAAAAAAGGTAGACCATCTCAGTTTGGTCCGGGTAACTTTCGCATAGCAGAGGCAGACCATATTCCACCATTGGCTTCTCTGAGGATAGCCCGAAACCATGAACGACTGGATCGTCTCCTACAAGTGAATCCAAGGCTTCATGAGATGATCATGAGCCTTGATTATGACCCAACTGGACAGAACCTGTTAACCATGAGGGTTCTTTACCAGGATCACAGAGATGCTCTGACCACTGGAAACAGCAGGGAATCTCAAGTATCCAG TCGTCTGCTGGCAGAGACAATCCTAGACGGAGATGCTGCACTTATGCTGAGGAAGGCTTTTATCATGGGTCATCCTATATCTTCCTGGCAGCTCAGAGAAGACGCAG GATTGGCCGCACCATATACCGATGGTAACATTGACATGTCTGATGAAGGAACAAGGGACTACTACAGATATGGCTACATTGAGCTGGTCAAAGCATACCACAAGAAGGGGATAATCGACAAGAATCAAGCAAAAAAGCTAATTTCATGGGTGGAAAGAGACATGCACCTGGACCGGGATACCCAAGAGTATGAGGAGATCCTTGATTACATTAAACGTCATTTTCGTGTTTTCCGGTGGTAG